Proteins co-encoded in one Metabacillus sp. KUDC1714 genomic window:
- a CDS encoding YceD family protein, with product MKWTISQLNQLQSKGLKIEEEIDLSELVTSHQDIRDISPVSVSGRADISSSKVTFHLSISGSMVLPCSRTLVDVQYPFSIDTTETFLLKPADYDTEEDFHLAEGDIVDLTPIIKEILILEIPIQVFCDDGANEEGAAPQSGKDWEVITEEDQNNKIDPRLAGLAKFFENEES from the coding sequence TTGAAATGGACAATTAGTCAACTAAATCAATTGCAAAGCAAGGGTTTGAAAATTGAAGAAGAAATCGATTTAAGTGAGCTTGTCACTAGTCATCAAGACATTCGTGATATTTCTCCTGTAAGCGTTAGTGGAAGAGCCGACATTAGCTCAAGTAAAGTAACGTTCCATTTATCAATTTCAGGTTCAATGGTTCTGCCTTGTTCTCGAACATTAGTGGATGTACAATATCCATTTTCAATTGATACAACAGAAACATTTTTATTAAAACCAGCAGACTATGATACGGAAGAGGATTTTCATCTTGCTGAGGGTGATATTGTTGATCTAACACCTATTATCAAAGAAATCCTTATATTAGAAATTCCGATCCAGGTATTCTGTGATGATGGTGCAAATGAAGAAGGAGCTGCTCCTCAATCAGGGAAAGATTGGGAAGTTATTACTGAGGAAGATCAGAATAACAAGATTGACCCTAGACTTGCTGGATTAGCAAAATTCTTCGAAAATGAAGAAAGTTAA
- the rpmF gene encoding 50S ribosomal protein L32 produces the protein MAVPFRRTSKTRKRLRRTHFKLQVPGMVECPSCGESKLAHRVCKACGTYKGRDVVSK, from the coding sequence ATGGCTGTACCTTTTAGAAGAACTTCTAAAACAAGAAAAAGACTACGTCGTACACATTTTAAATTACAAGTACCTGGTATGGTAGAATGCCCAAGCTGCGGTGAAAGCAAACTAGCTCACCGTGTATGTAAAGCTTGTGGAACATACAAAGGAAGAGACGTTGTAAGCAAATAA